The following proteins are co-located in the Triticum aestivum cultivar Chinese Spring chromosome 1A, IWGSC CS RefSeq v2.1, whole genome shotgun sequence genome:
- the LOC123088267 gene encoding low temperature-induced protein lt101.2-like, with amino-acid sequence MGSETFVEILLAILLPPVGVFLRYGIGVEFWICLLLTVLGYIPGIIYAIFVLVA; translated from the exons ATGGGCTCGGAGACGTTCGTGGAGATCCTGCTGGCCATACTGCTGCCGCCTGTCGGCGTCTTCCTCCGCTACGGCATCGGC GTGGAGTTCTGGATATGCCTGCTGCTCACCGTGCTGGGCTACATCCCGGGCATCATCTACGCCATCTTCGTCCTCGTCGCTTAG